From a single Hypomesus transpacificus isolate Combined female chromosome 14, fHypTra1, whole genome shotgun sequence genomic region:
- the sv2 gene encoding synaptic vesicle glycoprotein 2C: MSRRIHGESGDAAAREPLLFGDLYPSCLDSDEGEIIFESSAKDASNVESAHRKLSYEEAIEEAGFGLFHGLLLVVCGWANASDAVEILCVSFLLPTARCDLSLSSADMGLLTSSIFLGMMVGGYVWGYLADQRGRQSVLVISLTVNGVFGALASLAPWFWLFLILRFISGVGVGGSIPVIFSYFSEFQPRLRRGAMISGLATFWMAGNILAAGLAWLVIPWSWAHFPLGSLDFQSWRLFVVLCSVPSLSSALIFRLAMPESPKFLMEAGQEAEALRVFRFMFVLNNRHCPKPFPIPGLQVPPPQRKNSLDTQGPGCLSNLLKKGLSPVQQLFKAPLRERSTVLLIIFYCISFGYYGLWMWFPELFKRIEDGGSPCANVSRSLTQDNHSCYPVQTAVYKEGFITAASNLPGNIFTILMMDTIGGKTLLSCSLLLSSLSVFAIYEVKTKTQSLIMSFLFSGVSVVAWNALDVVGTELYPTHIRSSALGFFTGVGRVAAIMGNVVFGQLVDTNCAVPVLVVSALLLVGGIAALRLPRTRQAELT, translated from the exons ATGTCTCGTCGCATTCATGGAGAGTCTGGCGATGCAGCTGCACGGGAGCCACTACTCTTCGGCGACTTGTATCCATCGTGCCTCGACTCCGACGAAG GAGAAATTATTTTCGAAAGTAGCGCAAAAGATGCTTCTAATGTGGAGAGTGCACACAGAAAACTTTCATATGAGGAAGCCATCGAGGAAGCAG GTTTTGGTTTGTTTCATGGCCTCCTGTTGGTGGTGTGTGGCTGGGCCAACGCCAGTGATGCGGTTGAGATATTATGTGTCTCCTTCCTGTTGCCAACAGCTCGTTGTGACCTGTCGCTCAGCTCCGCAGACATGGGTCTGTTGACCTCCAGTATCTTTTTAG GAATGATGGTTGGTGGGTATGTGTGGGGTTACCTTGCTGACCAGAGGGGGCGCCAGAGTGTCTTGGTGATCTCTTTGACTGTGAATGGGGTTTTTGGGGCACTGGCAAGTCTGGCCCCATGGTTCTGGCTATTCCTCATTCTGCGGTTCATCAGTGGTGTGGG GGTGGGAGGTTCCATCCCTGTCATATTCTCCTACTTCTCTGAGTTCCAGCCGCGCTTGAGGAGAGGGGCCATGATCAGTGGACTGGCCACCTTCTGGATGGCAGGGAACATCCTGGCAGCAG GTCTGGCCTGGCTGGTTATTCCATGGAGCTGGGCACATTTTCCTTTGGGCTCGCTGGATTTTCAGAGCTGGAGACTTTTCGTGGTACTGTGCTCTGTTCCCAGCCTGTCGTCTGCTCTCATCTTCAGGTTGGCCATGCCAGAGAGCCCCAAGTTCCTCATGGAG GCAGGCCAGGAAGCTGAGGCCCTACGAGTCTTTAGGTTCATGTTTGTTCTGAACAATCGACATTGTCCCAAACCCTTCCCA ATACCTGGGCTCCAAGTCCCTCCTCCACAGAGGAAGAACAGTCTGGACACTCAGGGACCTGGTTGTCTTTCTAACCTGCTCAAAAAG GGCCTGAGTCCAGTTCAGCAGCTGTTTAAGGCCCCACTCAGGGAGAGGAGTACAGTCCTGCTCATCATCTTTTACTGCATTTCATTTGG GTATTATGGTCTGTGGATGTGGTTTCCAGAGTTGTTCAAAAGAATCGAGGATGGAGGTTCTCCTTGTGCCAATGTCTCCCGCTCCCTGACACAGGACAACCACAGCTGCTACCCAGTCCAAACGGCAG TGTACAAGGAGGGATTTATCACTGCAGCATCAAACCTACCAGGGAACATTTTCACCATTCTTATGATGGACACCATTGGAGGAAAGACCTTACTTT ccTGCAGTCTCCTGCTCTCCAGTCTGAGTGTGTTTGCCATTTATGAAGTGAAGACCAAAACCCAGAGTCTGATCATGTCCTTCCTGTTCAGTGGAGTGTCTGTGGTAGCCTGGAATGCCCTGGATGTGGTGGGCACTGAGCTGTACCCCACGCACATAAG GTCTTCTGCTCTTGGCTTCTTCACCGGAGTAGGCAGAGTTGCAGCCATCATGGGTAATGTAGTCTTTGGCCAGCTGGTGGACACCAACTGTGCAGTTCCTGTGTTGGTGGTGTCGGCCCTGCTGCTGGTTGGAGGGATCGCCGCTCTCCGCCTTCCCAGGACCAGGCAAGCAGAGCTCACATAG
- the LOC124476361 gene encoding rho GTPase-activating protein REN1-like isoform X4 — MKMATSSERSPPPFPESEDQELETEEVGAQDSDDGEDIFLDSSNPLDAENDPAAAESDIFKQPSSSIKDPTIDLFSDAKTEHVSQIENVLINTPANDSDLPDAGGLLKVETEEPSDSAESESDIVDVIEKPDEKTDVIEVPKDKIEAPSDITDSLNDIVDLSEDVIEKPDEKTDVIEVPKDKIEAPSDIIESESDIVNLSEDVIKKPDEKTGVVEVTKAEIEEPSDIAEVESDIVDLSEDVIEKLDEKTGVEVKKDEIKEPSDIAEAESDVAKLSENIEGLVKPQRGNSEPAIDTDDRPQNDIDKAVTEALSGPILSIFSDSSIQKETAPQNDPPADNIQATSVSEITEGSMNTDSEAPRDLFEDDLFAELSLKNSGKKHPTSNTTSDLFDDEASNLFTEPLQKNLIKPQKTSLFNDPDEELFNQPVGGTSRKSANVTISEEPRKKLETKAGNISGPLSDGFTEDATDIFAEEGLSSVSASAVNSSSANSKTNGVHSDEETDIFAEATVELSLDSPRGERKQKEMVAPTVSSPSLFATASVPKPQATAQQELEEEESEDKFEINISITNPEKVGDGMNAYMGYKVSTQTTLPMFRSKTFTVRRRFSDFLGLYEKLSEKHGHNGFIVPPPPEKSILGMTKVKVGKEDPSSAEFVERRRAALERYLQRVVCHPSLLQDPDVREFLEREELPRAVSTQALSGAGFLKMISKATDAVSKMTIKMNESDVWFEMLVYLGCSGLRRSCRRWRLRTSN; from the exons ATGAAGATGGCGACTAGTTCAGAGCGTAgtcctcctccctttccagaGTCCGAGGATCAAGAACTTGAGACTGAAGAAGTTGGTGCCCAAGACAGTGATGACGGAGAAGACATTTTTCTTGACTCG AGCAACCCATTGGATGCTGAAAATGATCCTGCAGCAGCAGAAAGTGACATTTTTAAACAACCCAGCAGTTCTATAAAAGACCCAACTATTGACTTGTTCAGTGATGCCAAAACCGAGCATGTCAGCCAAATTGAGAATGTTCTCATCAATACACCAGCCAATGACAGTGATCTCCCAGATGCTGGGGGACTATTGAAAGTTGAAACTGAAGAACCAAGTGACAGTGCGGAATCAGAAAGTGACATTGTTGATGTGATCGAAAAACCTGACGAAAAGACAGATGTTATTGAGGTACCAAAAGACAAAATTGAAGCACCAAGTGATATTACGGATTCATTAAATGACATTGTTGACTTGTCTGAAGATGTGATCGAAAAACCTGACGAAAAGACAGATGTTATTGAGGTACCAAAAGACAAAATTGAAGCACCAAGTGACATTATAGAATCAGAAAGTGACATTGTTAACTTGTCTGAAGATGTGATCAAAAAACCTGATGAAAAGACGGGCGTTGTCGAGGTAACAAAAGCTGAAATTGAAGAACCAAGTGACATTGCAGAAGTAGAAAGTGACATTGTTGATTTGTCTGAAGATGTGATTGAAAAACTTGACGAAAAGACAGGTGTTGAGGTAAAAAAAGATGAAATTAAAGAACCAAGTGACATTGCAGAAGCAGAAAGTGATGTTGCTAAATTGTCTGAGAACATTGAAGGTTTAGTAAAACCACAAAGAGGTAACAGTGAACCAGCAATTGACACTGATGACAGACCACAAAATGACATTGACAAGGCAGTCACTGAGGCATTGAGTGGACCAATTTTGAGCATCTTCAGTGATTCATCAATTCAAAAAGAGACAGCTCCTCAAAATGACCCACCAGCTGACAACATTCAGGCTACTTCTGTCAGTGAGATCACAGAAGGGAGTATGAACACAGATAGTGAGGCCCCAAGAGATCTCTTTGAGGATGACCTCTTTGCTGAACTGTCACTAAAAAACTCTGGCAAGAAACACCCAACTTCCAATACAACAAGTGATTTATTTGACGATGAAGCAAGCAATCTGTTCACTGAACCATTACAGAAGAACCTAATCAAGCCACAGAAAACAAGTTTATTTAATGACCCTGATGAGGAACTTTTCAATCAACCAGTAGGTGGAACCTCAAGGAAATCAGCAAATGTTACAATAAGTGAGGAACCCAGAAAAAAACTTGAGACTAAAGCTGGTAATATCAGTGGGCCTCTGAGTGATGGCTTTACCGAGGACGCCACTGATATCTTCGCAGAGGAAGGCCTGTCCTCGGTCTCTGCTAGTGCTGTCAACAGCAGTAGTGCCAATTCTAAGACCAATGGAGTCCATTCTGATGAGGAAACAGATATATTTGCAG AAGCCACAGTGGAGCTGTCTTTGGACAGCCCTCGAGGTGAGAGGAAACAGAAGGAGATGGTGGCTCCTACTGTGTCTTCACCCTCCCTCTTTGCCACAGCTAGTGTGCCCAAACCACAGGCCACTGCCCAGCAGGAG ttggaggaggaggaaagtgaAGACAAATTTGAGATTAATATCTCTATAACAAACCCAGAGAAAGTGG GAGATGGCATGAATGCATACATGGGCTACAAAGTATCCACTCAG ACCACCCTTCCCATGTTCCGCAGCAAGACGTTCACAGTGCGCAGGCGCTTCAGTGACTTCCTGGGCCTGTATGAGAAGCTCTCTGAGAAGCATGGCCACAACGGCTTCATCGTGCCCCCGCCCCCTGAGAAGAGCATCCTGG GCATGACGAAGGTGAAGGTGGGGAAAGAGGATCCTTCATCCGCTGAGTttgtggagaggagaagagcggctctggagag GTACCTGCAGCGGGTCGTCTGCCACCCATCTCTGCTACAGGACCCTGATGTCAGAGAGTtcttggagagggaggag TTGCCCAGAGCTGTGAGCACCCAAGCTCTGAGCGGTGCTGGATTCCTTAAGATGATCTCTAAAGCCACTGACGCTGTCAGTAAGATGACCATCA